From Deltaproteobacteria bacterium, one genomic window encodes:
- a CDS encoding tetratricopeptide repeat protein — MKRHPRSRGTPRQHFAVVCALLLCISTGAFASEQSELLYSRGLVAFHAGRFDAALKLFDEAVAADPTDAYAHYYRGMTYGRRGEWTPAIADLRAAVAAKPDLEPAPLELGVALVEAGQYRDAIEWLERAQRDEGSAARASLFLGIAHLRLDDRSAARTNLERAARDSALRQPAQYYLGIIAYQEHDWPHAREHFEAAKATGGDSEMAREATTFLGKLGEGERPRGEIYGALGIAYDSNVSLAPSDQAIKNAAGISGEADGLVTLFAGARYAAWRSERVEFSIGYEFFQSLHFKLDDFNLQDQRPYLQLLVNWDPLKAGVLAHYDYYLLRDDSFLQEGTVLHWIDLPEGNFGRSEIYYRMHRQDYFLDPFAGLLDSFDHAAGAHQFVYLGAPERFLSVGYQFDHLDPINAAGDPYGYDGNEVNTNVGWMLPAGTLPPLQQISTEAGFAYRHERYASQSDGRRDDVYLITGAAETPITDHISLTLAYLGTINNSNDAAFTYDRNIVSLSLGVRF; from the coding sequence ATGAAGCGACACCCAAGGTCGAGGGGCACACCGCGCCAGCACTTCGCCGTCGTGTGCGCGCTTCTCTTGTGCATCAGCACCGGCGCCTTCGCGTCCGAGCAATCCGAGCTGCTCTATTCGCGCGGCTTGGTCGCGTTCCACGCGGGTCGCTTCGACGCGGCGCTGAAACTTTTCGACGAAGCGGTCGCTGCCGATCCGACCGACGCGTACGCTCACTACTATCGCGGCATGACCTACGGGCGTCGCGGCGAGTGGACGCCGGCGATCGCCGACTTGCGCGCGGCAGTTGCGGCAAAGCCAGACCTCGAGCCGGCGCCGCTCGAACTCGGCGTCGCATTGGTGGAGGCCGGGCAGTATCGCGACGCCATCGAGTGGCTCGAACGGGCGCAACGCGATGAGGGCAGCGCCGCCCGCGCGTCGCTGTTCCTCGGCATCGCCCACCTCCGACTGGATGACCGTAGCGCCGCGCGCACGAACCTCGAACGCGCCGCGCGCGACTCCGCGCTGCGTCAGCCGGCACAATACTATTTGGGGATCATCGCCTATCAGGAACACGACTGGCCACACGCGCGCGAACACTTCGAAGCCGCGAAAGCGACCGGTGGAGATTCAGAGATGGCTCGTGAGGCGACGACGTTCCTCGGCAAGCTAGGCGAAGGCGAGCGTCCGCGAGGCGAAATCTACGGCGCGCTCGGCATCGCGTACGACAGCAACGTCTCGCTGGCACCGTCGGATCAGGCGATCAAGAACGCCGCCGGCATCAGCGGCGAGGCCGATGGGCTCGTGACCTTGTTCGCCGGCGCGCGCTACGCCGCCTGGCGCAGCGAGCGCGTGGAGTTCTCCATCGGCTACGAGTTCTTCCAAAGCCTCCACTTCAAACTCGACGACTTCAACTTGCAGGACCAGCGTCCCTACCTTCAGCTTCTCGTCAATTGGGATCCTTTGAAGGCCGGCGTGCTGGCGCACTACGACTACTACCTGCTGCGCGACGACAGTTTTCTGCAAGAGGGCACCGTGCTGCATTGGATCGATCTTCCTGAAGGTAACTTCGGACGCAGCGAGATCTACTATCGCATGCACCGGCAGGACTACTTCCTCGACCCGTTCGCCGGCCTGCTCGACTCGTTCGATCACGCGGCGGGGGCGCACCAGTTCGTCTACCTCGGCGCACCCGAGCGTTTTCTTTCCGTCGGCTATCAGTTCGACCATCTCGACCCGATCAATGCCGCCGGCGACCCGTATGGGTACGACGGTAACGAAGTGAACACCAACGTCGGGTGGATGCTGCCCGCCGGAACGCTGCCGCCACTGCAACAGATCAGCACCGAAGCGGGCTTCGCGTATCGTCACGAACGCTACGCGAGTCAGAGCGATGGCCGCCGCGACGACGTCTACTTGATCACCGGCGCCGCCGAGACGCCGATCACCGACCACATCAGCCTTACCCTCGCCTACTTGGGGACGATCAACAATTCAAACGACGCGGCGTTCACCTATGATCGCAACATCGTGTCGTTGTCGCTGGGAGTGAGGTTCTAA